Below is a window of Impatiens glandulifera chromosome 2, dImpGla2.1, whole genome shotgun sequence DNA.
AAATAAATGTGTTTTGTATAAGATATTACAAATTTagttatttgagtaaaatatatatattagaggtataaataaatatatttaaaacaaaatttaaaagaaatagagtatattttgatatttgtgtCTATACTAATTTTCTATGTGTTGTTccaattttatttgaattgtgagGGTGAtgtatgtgatttttttttttccgaaaattaaaacaaaatttatttggtATATTGGTCAAACTTGATTTTGTAgtctgataaaaaaaaaactttttattttatccttTTTTCACCTAATTCTTATAATCCAATCCCATCTTTCAAccaaatattaacaaaaacacTCACTTATTACatgaaatatcaatttaaaaaagattcatttaatttatagaataaCATGAAATAAACAAAGAgcttgtaaaatattaaaataattggagGTTTGCACGGTAAACCACCATTTAAGAAACTAGCAGACTAAACTTCCCCAATCCAAAGTGTAAACTGTCAATAATATCTTACTCTTACTTCAATATAAATTTCTTCCTAGCACTCCGGTATTAAACTACGATCTTTGGTCGGATCATGACAATAATCGTACACCAAATAGTTACTTTGGACCCAATTCAAGGATGAATATTGCTCCGGGCTCAAACCAATGGGGCCTGATTGCGTTCCCCATGGTGCATGACATGAGTCGGCCCCATTAACGGGGCAACCACCGATTTTAAAGTTACGATACCTACCATAAAAAGGTTCGTATTTATAATCCGCCTTGTATTTTCCATGTTCTGTGGCCCATGATGAAGCGTCCCAAATAGAACCGTACACCCATAAGGGTCTGTTTGGGAATGTCCACTCATCCTTCTTTGGATACCTTCTAATGGGCACATCGTCCACAAAGAATCTGTCCAtcaatcaaatttttataacaaataagtaGATATATAGagacataaattaaataagatttatatGCTATTTTTGGATTagttacattattttatttgattctagGTCCAAATAAAAACTCGAACTTATAATATGAGAACATAATTTTTGCGTTGTACTAATCAATTATGAGTTATAAGTCTCTACCAATGCAGTTTAGTTTATTACTTACATAATTTCATCAGGATTCCAAAGGATTGCATAATGATGAAAATCCTGAGTAGGATCAAACCAAAGATGAATTTGATTTTCTCTTCCAATAATATTCACATCCCCACTACCCCTTATGAACACATTTGTCTGCAACACATAAGGCTTATCGGTGGTCGTCCCCAAAAACTCAATATCTATTTCGTCGTGTTTCCCCGGGAAGTCCTCAGCGTTTGACaactgcatgcatgcatgcatgtcGTTCAATCTCCATTATCTCCATTATCAACTATCATACAATTCAAATTAACTTgaatattgaataaattaacttaCATATAGTGAAGTGATAATTCCAGCAGTATAACCCGGATGAAGTTTGATGTTGGCCCCAAAGTAACCCGAGTTGTAAGAAGTCAATGACTTGAATCCACTTCCTATCAATCatgagtaaaatatatatttgtaagttacatataagtattttttaacaaatattaattaccTGAATATCGATCGAGCCAGACAGTTAACTCTCCTTGATTAAGAGATTGGTGTTGCGAGCCCCAAAGATTTCGATATTCATGGTCGAAGTCTATGGTGGGAACATTAGAACTCGGATAGTAGCCCGGGGAAGGTTGGGAGGAGGTAAGAGTAATGGAGACTATCGTCATGAGAAAAAAGAGAAGTCCGAAAATCGACATGGTTGTATAGACGAAGACAAAGAGAGATTATAATCAATTGATGGAAAAGAGCAGTATATATAGTGCATGAACATGGGTAAAgagtagaaaaaaaaatatttgaaaaaatatattataaaattttcattatttttataaatatattggatATAGAGTAGTTCTTCAAAACCATTCtactttaactttattttaactataataaaagaagatatcGGCAAacatagaataatatatatgtcAAAATCACTATTGAAATAGTTgtattaataagaatattagATAGGATATTAAATTTTTAGGTTTGAtcgaaattaaaaatattattaaaatgaggGCATTATCATAATTAATGAACTAGGtttctcaaattaaatattttcatgaattcttattaatttattttattcaattctcAATTAAGTTATTCCTTTTATTTTACCTATTTTATTTGTATGTGACCTCCTTCTCatataattttctctctatatgtataaaaatatataatattagtttatatatatatatataaatacttataaaaaaaatattccaaatTGCGTTACAtctatttcttaaattatacaatatataatctaattatatttgttatttacaaatttatataaaatttatttttttccttaaaagaAAAGATTCTACTGACAACACTAATCCAATTAtcttacacaaaatattttttaatcacattatatatttttttatgtgaatataaatttataatattacaccttgaaacttttttttttataagaattgatttttcaaaaaaaaataataattagaacgTTGAGTTTCGCCCCCATAtatatggagtgcgactaattctTACGGGTTAAGTACATGCAaacaaatttaacaatttaactaGGCGTGGATATTGATGTTTGACGGGCTCAAACTCAGAACCTTAGATAGACTAAGAATATtcactaatttttaaaatttataatttacataaATGGTATTCTCTTACCTTCAATATAAGAGTGTAAGTAACCGATCGATCAGACCGTTTAAATCAAACTGAACCGGTCAAACCgaattcattataattttttttaaaaaagtaatatttaaataagtcgGAAACAATATCATGAATAATGATCAATGATGTGTAATGTTATATAACTATTAGATAATAATagttattcaaatttataataatacataaagaCTTGTTAGTAgactattaaaaatatgattagtagtacataaatttaatttcaaaattgttgATTCATTTTTAGTGCGATGtttaatatatgtaatttattttaacaaatttgttAATGGATTAAACCGAATTTTCAACCGTTCAAATTGAACCgatcaaatcaatattttgaaattttgaaatttagtaAACCgaagtaaaaaatttaaatatttatttccaACTTGTTATAATTGGAAAAGTGTTGAagttaaaattatcttaaatcGTGATCATGATAGTAATGTGATTTATGACtatcactttttattttcaagGAGATAGTGGTGAAGCATAACCTTCGGGTTTTGGGGAGTTTTTCTCTCTTCACTCTAGAAATTAAATTGACTGATGAAGAGAGGATTATTTGGGATTAAAtgtataaaacattatttatttatatttaatattttgatatattataaaaaaatataggaatttaatcaattgtttttttttatctcattctTAAAATAAATGGCAAAAGtctttatctattaattttatttataattttataattatatttttaagcaCACTCTAATTGATTTTAAGCTCACGTTAACTCAAATTCTTAAATTTGTGTGGTCGACAATTTGAAACATTCTCATGAACACTAGGAAGATCTCCGTGCGATTcacacagataaaaatataaaaaataaatttaataaaaaatattaataatatatttttaatatttaaatttttaataaatcatgaataatatattaaaataaaaaatagaacgtTCTCATTTCAcgttttattcacttcgataaaacaacttatcttctcacatatctcatcacatattttttccgaatgaatctctcatttcgtgactttacattctcactttggttaatcaaatatttgattcatattttttaatatttaaaatcgtgacctcacactttggtcaatcaaatatttgattcatatttttttaatcactttcaattgatactgACCTATTAACTTttggcaaaccacatctcaatcacacttggttaaaaattgtacttattttttgttaggttacaaattcgaaacatacctatagtatttttaattttatttttaaccgttttaagtttatgggcgggtcaacccacaatccgacccaagtatcaatttattctcacatatatatctaaattaaccaccgctctcgacccgacaatccgaacactttaaaaattaatcatcattatatatatatagatttcaaGATATTTTTTCAAGAAGAATTGTCTCATCTTGATAATAAGCTTGTTGTGAACATGTAAACCACCACATGCTTTGTTTCAGTACAACCCTTAGATCCATCtcgataatattttattatttgtgttagttggttaaaattgttggaattatttctaatatttgggtacatatattatttaagagaAGTGATAGGGGAGgaaatttgagagagagaatgagagagggaatgacttggcatcacctcaTTGGTTTGGTtggaaaaaatgtaaaataggaggaaagagagaagagagagaaattatttaattttttcagctaATCATATTAccgccacgtcattccctctctt
It encodes the following:
- the LOC124927645 gene encoding xyloglucan endotransglucosylase/hydrolase protein 31-like; this translates as MSIFGLLFFLMTIVSITLTSSQPSPGYYPSSNVPTIDFDHEYRNLWGSQHQSLNQGELTVWLDRYSGSGFKSLTSYNSGYFGANIKLHPGYTAGIITSLYLSNAEDFPGKHDEIDIEFLGTTTDKPYVLQTNVFIRGSGDVNIIGRENQIHLWFDPTQDFHHYAILWNPDEIIFFVDDVPIRRYPKKDEWTFPNRPLWVYGSIWDASSWATEHGKYKADYKYEPFYGRYRNFKIGGCPVNGADSCHAPWGTQSGPIGLSPEQYSSLNWVQSNYLVYDYCHDPTKDRSLIPEC